A region of Nostoc sp. 'Peltigera membranacea cyanobiont' N6 DNA encodes the following proteins:
- a CDS encoding TVP38/TMEM64 family protein, with protein MLLTLSCIIATGIAVYLIGGIEPAQIQALLKSSGIWAPIIYIALYVVATMLVLPSTVLNLTGGAIFGPWLGTFWTSVAAVIAAIIAFVFTRTIGRQTVAKRLAGRWQAMDAEVRRGGLFYMFAIRLVPIMPYGLVNFVAGLTSIGFKDYVLGTTLGTIPSVLPFVLLGSSGLKAVKTGDFLPLILALGLTGILVAGSTWYRHRRTFPKKAVESLKKSDSSDYINPNNK; from the coding sequence ATGCTACTCACACTGAGTTGCATAATTGCGACTGGTATAGCAGTATATCTGATTGGCGGCATTGAACCAGCACAAATTCAGGCTTTGCTAAAATCTTCTGGAATCTGGGCACCGATTATTTATATTGCATTGTACGTTGTGGCAACAATGTTAGTTCTGCCCTCAACAGTACTAAATTTGACTGGAGGTGCAATTTTTGGCCCTTGGCTGGGTACTTTCTGGACTAGTGTTGCAGCAGTGATTGCAGCAATCATTGCTTTCGTTTTTACTAGAACTATTGGACGGCAAACAGTTGCAAAACGACTCGCAGGACGCTGGCAAGCTATGGATGCTGAGGTACGCCGTGGAGGGCTTTTTTATATGTTTGCCATCCGACTAGTACCAATCATGCCTTATGGCTTGGTCAACTTTGTGGCTGGACTGACTTCGATCGGTTTTAAAGATTATGTTCTAGGTACAACACTTGGCACTATTCCTAGTGTTTTACCTTTTGTACTACTAGGTAGTTCTGGTCTAAAGGCAGTCAAGACTGGTGATTTTTTGCCGCTAATACTCGCCTTGGGCTTAACTGGAATACTGGTAGCAGGGTCTACTTGGTATCGCCATCGTCGGACTTTTCCCAAAAAAGCTGTAGAAAGCCTTAAAAAATCAGACTCTTCAGATTACATAAATCCTAATAATAAATAA
- a CDS encoding iron uptake porin: MSNFRSNYRWTMFLLLLLDILGILVFYPAKSQAELPKSDVSTAGVEVNKAPEVVVNQTVDTSIPPLTSKKATNPERVTPVSQLLEVAPPTSKKATNNPAGQVTSVSQLSDVLPTDWAFQALQSLVERYGVIAGYTDSTFKGNRALTRYEFAAGLNAALDRLNELIATSTTDLVKREDLGIIKKLQEQFSPELAQLRGRLDSLETRTAKLEATQFTTTTQLVGRAQIVFSELLAGNNVVTKTPAPRNATLQGSTSLRLNTSFNGKDSLGITIGGGNIESLGQTRAGLLGTYEGRTADNSSITFARNTLILSGVRYRFLPFPNTQVNIYPLSDGASEIGLSGPINPYFESSSATGANGISRFSRRSLVYNYGDSGPGIAILQQLGKQVQFGIAYSAPNGNNPAVNNGLFSGRYLALAQLIYYSSNRNFRVAATYVNTYSPANTIGFSGTNFGPAVGSNLVNSTVAGAGTVGNLYGLQAFYQVNPKLAINAWVSYAAHRYLGRGDGEAMDWAVGLAFPDLFSEGALGGVLVGMEPKMIALSKGVDLGAGAGQADKDTSLHIEAFYQYKIGDHIEVTPGLIWITAPNSDSSNPDSLFAWVRTVFRF; this comes from the coding sequence ATGTCGAATTTTCGCTCAAATTATAGATGGACAATGTTCCTGCTTTTGTTGCTAGATATTTTAGGTATCCTAGTTTTTTATCCAGCTAAAAGTCAGGCTGAACTGCCTAAATCTGATGTATCTACTGCTGGAGTAGAAGTTAACAAAGCTCCAGAAGTAGTTGTCAATCAAACAGTAGACACTTCAATTCCACCACTAACGAGTAAAAAGGCTACAAACCCAGAACGAGTAACACCTGTCTCACAATTGTTGGAAGTTGCGCCACCGACTAGTAAAAAAGCTACAAATAATCCTGCGGGACAAGTGACATCCGTCTCGCAACTGTCAGATGTTTTGCCTACAGATTGGGCATTTCAAGCATTACAGTCTTTGGTGGAGCGCTACGGTGTAATTGCGGGATATACAGATAGCACATTTAAAGGGAATCGTGCGCTAACACGGTATGAATTTGCAGCTGGGTTGAATGCAGCTTTAGATCGCCTCAATGAATTAATAGCGACTTCAACGACAGATTTAGTCAAACGAGAAGACTTGGGTATTATCAAAAAACTACAAGAACAATTTTCTCCAGAACTTGCTCAATTGCGGGGACGCTTAGATAGCTTGGAAACGCGGACTGCGAAATTAGAAGCAACTCAGTTTACAACTACAACTCAACTTGTAGGTCGAGCGCAGATTGTTTTTAGCGAACTTCTGGCTGGTAATAATGTTGTCACCAAAACACCAGCACCTCGCAATGCCACACTTCAAGGCTCAACCTCTTTACGGTTAAATACCAGTTTTAACGGTAAAGATTCACTAGGTATAACAATAGGAGGTGGAAATATTGAATCATTGGGACAAACAAGAGCTGGATTATTGGGAACTTATGAGGGAAGAACTGCTGATAACTCCAGTATTACTTTTGCACGCAATACTCTTATTCTTAGTGGTGTTCGCTATCGGTTTCTACCTTTTCCAAATACCCAAGTCAACATTTATCCCTTGTCTGATGGAGCTAGTGAGATAGGTCTTTCTGGTCCGATTAACCCATATTTTGAATCGTCTTCTGCGACTGGTGCTAATGGGATTTCACGATTTTCACGGCGGTCTTTGGTCTATAACTATGGAGATAGCGGCCCCGGAATTGCTATACTCCAACAATTAGGCAAACAAGTTCAATTCGGGATAGCTTACAGCGCACCAAATGGTAACAATCCCGCAGTTAATAATGGCTTATTTTCAGGCAGGTATTTAGCTTTAGCACAGTTAATATACTACTCTTCTAATCGGAATTTTCGGGTGGCGGCAACTTACGTTAATACCTATAGCCCAGCAAATACCATAGGTTTTAGTGGAACAAATTTCGGCCCAGCTGTCGGCAGTAACTTGGTAAACAGCACTGTGGCGGGAGCGGGAACTGTGGGCAACCTTTATGGTTTACAGGCGTTCTATCAAGTGAATCCTAAGTTGGCAATTAATGCGTGGGTAAGTTATGCAGCACATCGCTATTTGGGGCGCGGAGATGGCGAAGCTATGGATTGGGCAGTAGGACTGGCATTCCCGGATCTTTTTAGTGAAGGTGCTTTAGGTGGGGTTTTAGTTGGTATGGAACCGAAAATGATCGCTCTCAGTAAGGGTGTAGATTTGGGGGCAGGTGCGGGACAAGCCGATAAAGATACTTCCCTACACATTGAGGCATTCTACCAATATAAAATTGGAGATCATATTGAGGTTACGCCGGGTTTGATCTGGATTACTGCACCGAACTCTGATTCCAGTAATCCTGATAGTTTATTTGCTTGGGTTCGTACTGTCTTTAGATTTTAA
- the ssuD gene encoding FMNH2-dependent alkanesulfonate monooxygenase, with the protein MQILWFIPTGSHDGRYLGTDIGSRVVTPDYLQQIAQAVDSLGYTGALLPTGSSCEDAWITAAALISVTKRMKFLVAIRPGITSPGAAARMAATFDRISKGRLLINVVTGGDPVQLAGDGLHLSHDDRYDLTDEFLTVWRGIVSGETVDFKGNYLDIKGGKLLFPPVQKPYPPLWFGGSSAAAKRVAAKHIDVYLTWGEPPEQVAQKIAEVRRLAAELGRTVSFGIRLHVIVRETESAAWDAANELIKYVDDDAIAKAQENLASSDSEGQRRMSKLHSGSRETLEISPNLWTGIGLVRGGAGTALVGDPDTVAARMLEYRNLGIETFVFSGYPHLEEAYRTTELLFPHLPLQSEPALLTPPVLSTVSEIVTNEKFSKQLTSAS; encoded by the coding sequence ATGCAAATTCTCTGGTTTATTCCTACTGGATCTCATGATGGACGCTATTTAGGCACAGATATTGGTTCTCGTGTTGTCACACCTGATTATTTGCAGCAAATTGCCCAAGCTGTGGATAGTTTAGGCTACACGGGTGCATTGTTACCCACGGGGAGTTCTTGTGAAGATGCTTGGATAACTGCTGCGGCTCTCATATCTGTCACCAAGCGGATGAAATTTCTTGTGGCAATTCGCCCAGGAATTACTTCTCCGGGTGCTGCTGCAAGAATGGCAGCAACATTTGACCGAATTTCTAAAGGAAGATTGTTGATTAATGTGGTGACAGGTGGAGATCCGGTGCAACTCGCTGGGGATGGCTTGCATCTTAGTCATGACGATCGCTATGATTTAACCGATGAATTTCTTACCGTTTGGCGGGGTATTGTCAGTGGGGAAACAGTGGATTTTAAGGGAAACTACCTGGATATCAAAGGTGGTAAACTCTTATTCCCACCAGTTCAAAAACCCTATCCACCCTTGTGGTTTGGTGGTTCATCTGCTGCTGCGAAGCGGGTTGCTGCTAAACATATAGATGTTTACCTGACTTGGGGTGAACCTCCAGAACAAGTTGCTCAAAAGATTGCTGAAGTTAGGCGATTGGCGGCGGAACTTGGTAGAACAGTCAGCTTTGGGATTCGCTTGCATGTAATTGTGCGAGAAACCGAGTCTGCGGCTTGGGATGCAGCCAATGAGCTAATTAAGTATGTGGATGACGATGCGATCGCAAAAGCTCAGGAGAACTTGGCTAGTTCTGATTCTGAAGGACAGCGACGAATGAGTAAACTACATAGTGGTAGTCGAGAAACCCTAGAGATTAGTCCCAACCTGTGGACAGGAATTGGATTGGTGCGGGGAGGTGCTGGTACAGCCTTAGTTGGAGATCCCGATACCGTTGCCGCTAGGATGCTGGAATATCGTAATTTGGGTATAGAAACCTTTGTGTTCTCTGGATATCCCCATTTAGAAGAAGCGTATCGCACCACCGAATTATTATTTCCACACCTACCTTTGCAAAGCGAACCTGCACTTTTAACGCCACCAGTCTTGAGTACTGTTAGCGAAATTGTCACCAATGAAAAGTTTTCTAAACAACTAACGAGTGCTTCATGA
- the ssuC gene encoding aliphatic sulfonate ABC transporter permease SsuC, whose product MTISLKHTKRNNNISLSEVLENPQIDRIVPWIVPVLVLILWELASRNGLLSTRILPAPSGVIATAIRLASTGELFQHIGISAGRAISGFIVGGSIGFGLGLLNGFSRIAEKLLDSSLQMLRTIPNLALIPLVILWFGIGDQARLFLVSMGVFFPLYLNTFHGIRSVDPGLIEMGKVYGLKTPQLLWQIIFPGALSSILVGVRFSLGIMWLTLIVAETIAADSGLGYMAMNAREFMQTDVVVLSIAIYALLGKLADAVAKGLETKFLAWNPNYQKS is encoded by the coding sequence ATGACTATTAGCCTTAAACACACCAAAAGAAACAATAATATATCCCTGAGCGAGGTTTTAGAAAACCCGCAAATCGATAGAATAGTTCCCTGGATTGTGCCCGTTCTAGTGCTAATACTTTGGGAACTTGCTTCCAGAAATGGTTTACTCTCAACCAGAATTTTACCAGCCCCTAGTGGCGTAATTGCTACAGCCATTAGACTAGCCTCCACCGGAGAACTTTTTCAACATATAGGAATTAGTGCTGGGCGGGCGATATCTGGTTTTATAGTTGGTGGCAGTATTGGATTCGGTTTGGGATTGCTCAATGGCTTTTCCCGGATAGCAGAAAAGTTATTAGATAGTTCCTTGCAAATGCTCCGTACTATCCCTAATTTGGCATTAATTCCCTTAGTAATTCTCTGGTTTGGTATTGGCGATCAAGCTAGATTATTTCTAGTTTCTATGGGGGTATTTTTCCCGTTATATCTCAATACATTTCATGGCATCCGTAGTGTCGATCCTGGACTGATTGAGATGGGAAAAGTCTATGGATTGAAAACACCACAATTATTATGGCAAATTATTTTTCCAGGAGCCTTATCTTCGATTCTCGTCGGTGTACGTTTTTCTTTGGGGATTATGTGGTTGACACTAATTGTAGCAGAAACGATCGCAGCAGATTCTGGACTTGGTTATATGGCAATGAATGCCCGTGAGTTTATGCAAACTGATGTTGTGGTTTTAAGTATTGCGATCTATGCACTGCTTGGTAAATTAGCAGATGCTGTTGCCAAAGGATTAGAAACAAAATTCTTGGCTTGGAACCCAAACTATCAAAAGTCATAA
- a CDS encoding ATP-binding cassette domain-containing protein: MSSNVQGTQLSILDLTKSFGKKTVLNSLNLEVEAGEFVAIVGRSGCGKSTLLRLVSGLDKTTSGGILLDGEPLRRLSGSVRVMFQDPRLLPWKRVIQNVGLGLQGDWREKALWALNKVGLKDRADEWPYVLSGGQRQRVSLARALVSQPRLLLLDEPLGALDALTRLEMQQLIENLWQERKFTAFLVTHDVEEAVALADRVIVIDEGQISLDLPVRLSRPRDRSSEVFINIREAVLQRVMTNESTQSNNQLLQLSS, encoded by the coding sequence GTGAGTTCTAATGTACAGGGTACACAACTAAGTATTTTGGATTTGACGAAATCTTTCGGCAAGAAAACTGTTTTAAACTCACTAAATTTAGAAGTTGAAGCAGGTGAATTTGTCGCTATTGTTGGACGAAGTGGTTGTGGTAAGAGTACCTTATTGCGTCTGGTTTCAGGATTAGATAAAACAACTTCAGGCGGAATACTACTGGATGGAGAACCACTGCGTAGACTTAGCGGTTCTGTAAGAGTGATGTTTCAAGATCCCCGTTTGTTACCGTGGAAGCGCGTTATCCAAAACGTAGGGTTAGGCTTACAAGGCGATTGGCGTGAAAAAGCTTTGTGGGCACTCAATAAAGTCGGACTTAAAGATCGGGCTGATGAGTGGCCGTATGTTTTATCTGGTGGACAACGGCAACGAGTATCATTGGCAAGGGCCTTAGTCAGTCAGCCCCGTTTGTTGTTGTTAGATGAACCTTTGGGAGCATTAGATGCTCTAACTCGCTTAGAAATGCAGCAATTAATTGAAAATTTATGGCAAGAGCGAAAATTTACTGCGTTTTTGGTTACTCATGATGTGGAAGAGGCTGTCGCGTTAGCAGACCGAGTGATAGTGATTGATGAAGGACAGATTTCTCTCGATTTACCTGTGAGACTTTCACGCCCGCGAGATAGAAGTAGCGAAGTGTTTATAAATATCAGAGAAGCAGTTCTCCAGCGAGTAATGACCAATGAAAGTACTCAATCAAATAACCAATTATTGCAGTTGAGTAGTTGA
- a CDS encoding D-2-hydroxyacid dehydrogenase → MVKLILPDHLIADIEPHLPSDIDVVEVDSEGNLDGDASDAEVYVNGFYLKTSTLDKVLTAAPRLRWQQSPSAGVNHILTPTFLEKDIILTNGAGVHAIPISEFVLAFMLYHAKNLRKLQTLQDAHTWVRGVFLEELADATLLILGTGNIGQAIASRAKAFGVKVWGSRRHPEPLPNFDKIVGADEWRSLLPAADYVVIATPLTPETKGLIDEAALRSMRQSAYLINIARGAIVDEAALLTALSEEWIAGAGLDTVATEPLPPESPLWSLPNAFITPHCSALSPRLRERIAQLFIDNLIRYQTGQPLRNVVDKKAGY, encoded by the coding sequence ATGGTGAAACTAATTTTACCCGATCATCTCATTGCTGATATTGAGCCACACCTACCATCTGATATAGATGTTGTGGAGGTGGATAGTGAAGGTAATCTCGATGGTGATGCCAGTGATGCAGAAGTTTATGTCAACGGATTTTATCTGAAAACTTCTACTCTTGACAAAGTGCTAACAGCCGCACCCAGGCTGCGTTGGCAACAATCGCCTAGTGCTGGTGTGAATCACATCCTCACACCAACTTTTTTGGAAAAGGACATTATCCTCACTAATGGCGCAGGGGTTCATGCGATTCCAATTTCGGAATTTGTATTGGCATTCATGCTCTATCACGCCAAGAATCTGCGGAAATTGCAGACTTTGCAAGATGCACACACTTGGGTAAGAGGAGTGTTTCTCGAAGAGTTGGCAGACGCAACTTTATTAATTCTCGGCACTGGGAATATAGGTCAAGCGATCGCATCTCGCGCTAAAGCATTTGGTGTTAAAGTTTGGGGTAGTCGCCGCCATCCCGAACCCCTACCGAATTTTGACAAGATTGTTGGTGCTGATGAGTGGCGATCGCTCCTCCCAGCCGCAGACTATGTAGTAATTGCTACACCACTAACTCCAGAAACTAAAGGCTTGATCGATGAAGCTGCATTGCGCTCCATGCGTCAGTCAGCTTACTTAATTAATATCGCTCGTGGTGCGATCGTGGATGAAGCTGCATTACTCACTGCACTAAGTGAGGAATGGATTGCGGGTGCTGGATTAGATACAGTAGCTACAGAACCTCTGCCACCGGAAAGTCCTTTGTGGTCGCTACCAAACGCTTTTATCACACCCCATTGTTCAGCCCTTTCACCACGGCTGAGAGAGCGCATAGCACAACTGTTTATCGACAATCTTATCCGCTACCAAACTGGTCAGCCCTTACGAAATGTCGTAGATAAGAAAGCAGGATACTAA
- a CDS encoding acyl-CoA dehydrogenase family protein — MSKLEQAVPDTFVTTSLETLPNIFDRVEALGKDFATRAGAHDKDGSFPFENFTALHEAGLLSLTIPRELGGQGLGLLTICRVIEGIARGDASTALVLTMHYLQHANAARSRRWHPEVYKRLCRESIEGIALLNAARVEPELGTPARGGLPATIAEGTTEGWRLTGHKQYTTGSPILSYFIVWARTTEDEPQVGSFLVPRDLPGLRIVETWDHLGMRATGSHDLILENVLIPSEYALNISPISAAPSFDPLISTWGSLTVSALYLGVATSARDWLVKYLWERSPSNLKEPLATLPRFQTAVGEIESLLFANKRLIYSLAQDIDKGEYESNVGLQAQAVKYLTTTNSIRAVEIALELTGNPGMLKRNPLERHYRDVLCSRIHTPQNDVICQSLGKSVLKAK, encoded by the coding sequence ATGTCAAAGTTGGAGCAAGCAGTACCAGACACCTTTGTAACCACAAGCTTAGAAACTCTCCCTAATATTTTCGACCGGGTTGAGGCTCTGGGCAAGGACTTTGCTACCCGTGCAGGGGCACACGATAAAGATGGTTCTTTTCCTTTTGAGAATTTTACAGCTTTGCATGAAGCAGGATTACTCAGCCTCACCATTCCCCGTGAATTAGGTGGTCAGGGTTTAGGGTTGCTAACTATCTGCCGAGTGATTGAAGGGATAGCGCGTGGCGATGCTTCAACCGCGCTAGTACTGACAATGCATTATCTCCAACATGCCAATGCAGCCCGTAGCCGTCGCTGGCATCCAGAAGTATATAAACGGCTGTGTCGTGAATCCATTGAAGGCATTGCCCTGCTTAATGCGGCCCGTGTTGAACCAGAGTTAGGAACACCAGCTAGAGGCGGATTACCTGCCACAATTGCCGAAGGCACAACAGAGGGTTGGCGTTTAACAGGCCACAAGCAATACACCACAGGTAGTCCCATCCTCAGTTACTTTATTGTTTGGGCGCGGACAACTGAGGACGAACCACAAGTTGGTAGTTTTTTAGTTCCGCGCGATCTGCCCGGTTTGCGAATTGTCGAAACCTGGGATCACTTGGGCATGAGAGCTACAGGTAGCCACGATCTGATTTTAGAGAATGTATTAATCCCCTCAGAGTATGCCCTGAATATCAGTCCCATATCTGCTGCACCATCCTTCGATCCCCTGATTTCTACTTGGGGCAGTTTGACAGTAAGTGCCTTATATCTCGGTGTTGCTACTAGTGCGCGAGACTGGCTGGTGAAATATCTTTGGGAGCGATCGCCTTCTAATCTCAAAGAGCCACTGGCAACTCTACCACGCTTCCAAACTGCCGTGGGTGAGATAGAATCACTGCTATTTGCTAACAAGAGATTGATTTATAGCTTGGCTCAAGATATTGATAAGGGCGAGTATGAGTCTAACGTAGGATTACAGGCACAAGCTGTTAAATACCTGACCACAACTAACTCAATTCGGGCTGTAGAGATTGCGTTAGAACTGACAGGTAATCCTGGTATGTTAAAAAGGAATCCTTTAGAGCGACACTACCGAGACGTTTTATGTAGTCGTATCCATACACCACAAAATGATGTTATTTGCCAGTCATTAGGTAAGTCGGTGTTGAAAGCCAAGTGA
- a CDS encoding ArsR/SmtB family transcription factor translates to MSTDQLSVTFAALADPTRRAILAHLTKGEASVTELAKPFEMSLPAISKHLKVLERAGLIVRGREAQWRPCQIKAQPLKDAVDWIEQYRQFWEQRLDRLDDYLHELQTQEKENE, encoded by the coding sequence ATGTCTACCGATCAACTGAGCGTCACTTTTGCCGCCCTTGCCGATCCCACTCGCCGTGCAATTCTGGCTCACCTCACCAAGGGTGAGGCATCGGTGACTGAGTTAGCCAAGCCTTTTGAGATGAGCCTTCCTGCAATCTCCAAGCACCTAAAAGTTCTGGAGCGTGCTGGACTTATCGTGCGGGGTCGTGAGGCTCAATGGCGACCCTGCCAGATCAAAGCACAGCCGCTTAAAGATGCAGTGGATTGGATCGAGCAATATCGCCAATTCTGGGAACAGAGACTCGATCGGCTAGATGATTATCTGCACGAATTACAAACTCAGGAGAAGGAAAATGAGTAG
- a CDS encoding SRPBCC domain-containing protein, which translates to MSSKNDSTDAQSQREIVITRVFNAPRELVFQAWTDAKHVAQWWGPKGFTTQVTELDLRPGGKWRYVMIGPDGTEYPVKGVFREIVPLERIVTSDEFDEGFEKVMDADLPRGIVVTAVFEDLGGNTKLTLRIMHESAEERRKHEEMGVIAGWNSTFDCLDEFLTKA; encoded by the coding sequence ATGAGTAGCAAAAATGATTCCACTGATGCTCAATCCCAACGCGAAATCGTTATCACCCGAGTCTTTAACGCGCCGCGAGAACTTGTCTTTCAGGCGTGGACTGATGCGAAACACGTGGCGCAATGGTGGGGGCCGAAAGGCTTCACGACCCAGGTGACTGAACTGGATTTGCGTCCGGGCGGTAAATGGCGCTATGTCATGATTGGCCCAGATGGAACGGAGTACCCAGTTAAAGGTGTCTTCCGCGAAATCGTACCCCTTGAACGGATTGTTACCAGTGATGAATTTGATGAAGGTTTTGAAAAGGTCATGGACGCTGACTTGCCAAGGGGAATAGTTGTGACGGCAGTGTTCGAAGATTTGGGGGGCAATACCAAACTCACACTCAGAATTATGCATGAGTCTGCCGAGGAACGCCGAAAACATGAAGAGATGGGGGTCATTGCAGGGTGGAACTCCACTTTTGACTGCCTTGACGAATTTTTGACGAAAGCTTGA
- a CDS encoding Npun_F0296 family exosortase-dependent surface protein: MSFKKIAWLAILSTIASISYAGSANALGFTYHPGSYRQATELNEGVFSENVNKDGYTTFDFNDGKVPGNDLVKYSFSKGSYSTTAYSGQTGIYSDVWAPSGANAQVNQTDYLAVFSDSDTIIEAQQNNTFSYFGFDAGALSGGNTLKFFNGTTLIKELTYDILNSIATVGASQHGGQKNGFFEFFSEGTNDTFNKIVISQTEGGGFESDNHTFRVQSVPEPSVTFGILAIGGLFLYKRQNQKLQSAKKST, translated from the coding sequence ATGAGTTTTAAAAAAATTGCTTGGCTCGCTATTTTATCTACAATTGCTTCTATTAGTTATGCTGGTTCAGCAAATGCTTTAGGATTTACATATCACCCTGGATCTTACCGACAAGCTACAGAACTAAATGAAGGTGTTTTTTCTGAGAATGTTAATAAGGATGGTTATACAACCTTTGATTTTAATGATGGGAAAGTACCAGGCAATGACCTCGTGAAATATTCTTTTTCTAAAGGTAGCTATTCTACAACAGCTTATTCTGGTCAAACTGGTATTTACTCTGATGTTTGGGCACCTTCTGGCGCTAACGCACAAGTAAATCAAACTGATTATTTAGCCGTTTTCTCTGATAGTGATACCATCATTGAAGCTCAACAGAATAATACTTTTAGTTACTTTGGTTTTGATGCAGGCGCTCTGAGCGGAGGCAACACGTTGAAATTCTTCAACGGAACCACTTTAATCAAAGAGTTAACGTATGATATCTTGAATTCAATAGCTACTGTTGGAGCTTCCCAACATGGTGGTCAAAAAAATGGCTTCTTTGAGTTTTTCTCAGAAGGTACGAATGATACCTTTAATAAAATTGTAATTTCTCAGACAGAAGGTGGCGGCTTTGAAAGTGACAACCATACATTTCGTGTTCAAAGCGTGCCTGAACCTAGTGTTACTTTCGGTATCTTAGCTATAGGTGGGTTATTTCTATACAAACGTCAGAACCAAAAACTTCAAAGCGCAAAGAAATCTACCTAA
- a CDS encoding actin-binding WH2 domain-containing protein, translated as MIERKSSGIKYFAVLIGFLRDRQGFLEEVRQGTRLPNKIISLLVCSSLFLAAYGGIIGAYHSWMQALSSAIKLPALYLITLLICIPTLFFANIIFGSKRTFAQHLALVLTAVSVTSVLLFSFAPITLFFLITTNNYQFLILLNVFIFALTGFIGISSLYQATNIVLEQDNEGTKTRGRIVKFWLFLYAFVGSQLGWTLRPFFGTPGSAFELFREREGNFYLSVIHTITYLLGIRN; from the coding sequence ATGATTGAACGGAAATCTTCAGGAATAAAATACTTTGCAGTGCTAATTGGATTCCTGCGCGATCGCCAAGGATTTCTAGAGGAAGTTCGCCAAGGGACGAGATTACCAAATAAAATCATTTCTCTGCTGGTTTGCAGTTCCTTATTTCTCGCGGCTTATGGCGGAATCATTGGTGCATACCATAGCTGGATGCAAGCTTTGTCTTCTGCCATTAAACTCCCAGCCCTTTATTTAATTACACTCCTGATTTGTATCCCGACATTGTTCTTTGCTAATATTATTTTTGGTTCCAAGCGGACTTTTGCACAGCACTTAGCATTAGTATTGACTGCTGTTTCAGTTACGAGCGTACTTTTATTTAGCTTTGCACCAATAACTCTGTTTTTCTTAATTACCACCAATAATTACCAATTTTTAATTCTGCTCAATGTATTCATCTTTGCATTAACCGGATTTATTGGAATTTCGTCTTTATATCAGGCTACAAATATAGTTTTAGAACAAGACAATGAAGGTACTAAGACGCGCGGTAGAATTGTAAAATTTTGGCTATTTCTTTATGCTTTCGTAGGCAGTCAGTTAGGATGGACTCTCAGACCATTTTTTGGCACACCTGGTTCGGCTTTTGAACTATTCCGCGAAAGGGAAGGCAATTTCTATTTGAGTGTAATTCACACTATTACCTATCTCTTAGGAATCCGTAATTAG